TAGGACAGGTCTTGGAAAGCAAAGAGCTATTGGAAAACACTGCTGTTGTACCTCTGGATGTTTCAGGCTATGCCGCCGGAGTCTATTTTGTAACCCTAAAAGCCGGCAATGATGTTACTACCAAAAAGTTGGTGGTGCAGTAAGATTTTTTGTACTTTAAAATTAGAAAAAGGGAGCTGTTGTGGCTGCCCTTTTTTGGTTTTTTCGTTGTCCGAAAACTATTAGACATTCTGATTATAAATGGGTTATTAGCAATTTTTTAAGAAAAATCTTGCAGAAAGCTTCATTTTAACTTATATTTAAGACGAACGGCCAAAAAAACCCAAACTGTTATGAAAAAATTACTACTCTCGTTTTTAGTCCTTATTATGTCCGTGAACATCTCCGCCCAAATATATTGCGAAATTGACACCATAGCCGCTGCCAACACCGAAGTATTGATGGCGCCCTACAGAAGCCAAAATTATTCAAATTACTCTTTTTGTGTTCGGATTTATGTTCATGTACTTCGAAAATCCAACCATACTGGCGGGCAATCTCCTGCCGATGTAAGTTTGGCATTGAGTTATTTGGACACCGCTTTTAATCCTCATAACATCTATTTCGTTTGGGACCATCAAATTGATTATATCGATGATGATGATACATATTCTAGTCCAAATGGTGATATATTTAATATTAATAATCATACCGATGGAGTAGATATTTATATGTATGATGATTCTATTATTTTTCTCGGTGGAGGTTACGGATTAACAAATGAATCAAAAACAGCTTTTCTTGTTTCAGGTTCTTTTGAGGATCCCGTTACACATAAAAAATATCCAGCAGTTAAATCACACGTTCTTTCCCATGAGATGGGACATGTTCTTTCATTGTGGCATACCCATCACGGAACAGGGGAGAGTACGGGCGATCCGAATGAATGTCCAGAATTTGTGGATGGATCAAACTCAACTACTTGCGGCGATTATATAACGGATACCCCAGCAGATCCCGATATGCT
This region of Aequorivita marisscotiae genomic DNA includes:
- a CDS encoding zinc-dependent metalloprotease; amino-acid sequence: MKKLLLSFLVLIMSVNISAQIYCEIDTIAAANTEVLMAPYRSQNYSNYSFCVRIYVHVLRKSNHTGGQSPADVSLALSYLDTAFNPHNIYFVWDHQIDYIDDDDTYSSPNGDIFNINNHTDGVDIYMYDDSIIFLGGGYGLTNESKTAFLVSGSFEDPVTHKKYPAVKSHVLSHEMGHVLSLWHTHHGTGESTGDPNECPEFVDGSNSTTCGDYITDTPADPDMLYYIDYSTCQWLGSGFDGNGDPQDPNDPGDPYDPDEQNIMGHTVIPCMYYFSTNQGNRMKIAMVNILYLTAVSNYTLSGYPCATAGLNYYPNAMDGELNLDLREKPVNTYPFQIYDAYGVMVLSGESQNVLKTIDTSNLDEGLYFLHFYENGKLTIKQLIVEH